In Oncorhynchus nerka isolate Pitt River linkage group LG21, Oner_Uvic_2.0, whole genome shotgun sequence, the following are encoded in one genomic region:
- the LOC115103575 gene encoding opsin-5-like: protein MSRQLERSDNKMSANNAFQVANIPWMNNNFTMSNKDPPFSDQGETIIGVYLLVLGWLSWFGNSIVIFVLYKQRASLQPTDYLTFNLAISDASISVFGYSRGILEIFNVFRDNGYLVTSIWTCQVDGFFTLVFGLSSINTLTVISVTRYIKGCHPSKAHCITNTTIGMCLIFIWLGAVFWSGAPLLGWGSYTDRGYGTCEIDWAKANYSTVYKSYIISILIFCFFVPVLVMLFTYVSIINTVKRGNAMAAEGDLTERQRKIERDVTIVSIVICTAFILAWSPYAVVSMWSACGFHIPSLTSIFTRLFAKSASFYNPLIYFGLSSKFRKDVAVLLPCTGDGKDTVKLKRFKPKGDAHQGSGRGNGLKAPPHHPKEMKYVPGNPYPLTAIKASSSPDSGVGSHPCTPPPPANKEMFFIEVPHLSDGPEWECDRL, encoded by the exons ATGTCTCGACAGCTGGAACGTTCGGACAACAAAATGTCAGCCAATAATGCTTTTCAAGTGGCTAATATTCCATGGATGAATAACAATTTTACCATGTCGAATAAAGACCCACCTTTCTCGGATCAAGGGGAGACCATTATAGGAGTATACCTGCTGGTGCTAG GTTGGCTGTCGTGGTTTGGCAACAGTATTGTGATCTTCGTCCTGTACAAGCAGCGTGCGTCGCTGCAGCCCACGGACTATCTCACCTTTAACCTGGCCATCTCCGATGCCAGTATTTCCGTCTTCGGCTACTCACGGGGGATCCTGGAGATCTTCAATGTGTTCCGGGACAACGGATACTTGGTTACCTCGATCTGGACATGTCAG GTGGACGGCTTCTTCACCTTGGTCTTCGGCCTCAGCAGCATCAATACTTTGACTGTCATCAGTGTCACAAGATACATCAAGGGATGCCATCCGAGTAAAG CTCACTGCATAACCAACACAACCATAGGCATGTGCCTAATATTCATCTGGTTGGGGGCTGTGTTCTGGTCGGGAGCGCCCCTTCTGGGCTGGGGGAGTTACACAG ATCGCGGTTATGGAACGTGTGAAATCGACTGGGCCAAAGCCAACTACTCCACCGTCTACAAGTCCTACATCATCTCCATCCTCATCTTCTGCTTCTTCGTCCCCGTGCTGGTCATGCTCTTCACCTACGTgtccatcatcaacacagtgaagAGAGGCAACGCCATGGCCGCTGAGGGAGACCTGACCGAAAGGCAGAGAAAGATTGAAAGGGACGTCACTATT GTATCCATTGTCATCTGCACAGCATTCATCCTGGCGTGGTCGCCGTACGCTGTGGTCTCCATGTGGTCGGCCTGTGGCTTCCACATACCCAGCCTCACCAGCATCTTCACCCGCCTCTTTGCCAAGTCGGCCAGCTTCTACAACCCGCTCATCTACTTCGGCCTCAGCTCCAAGTTCCGCAAGGACGTCGCCGTCTTGCTGCCCTGCACTGGTGATGGCAAGGACACGGTCAAGCTCAAGCGTTTTAAGCCGAAAGGCGATGCTCACCAGGGCTCTGGAAGAGGCAACGGACTCAAAGCACCTCCTCATCACCCGAAGGAGATGAAGTATGTCCCTGGCAATCCGTATCCGCTCACGGCGATTAAGGCGTCCTCAAGCCCAGATTCGGGAGTGGGGAGCCACCCctgtactcctcctcctcccgccaACAAGGAGATGTTCTTTATCGAAGTGCCCCATCTGTCTGATGGGCCAGAGTGGGAATGCGACAGACTCTAA